The Methylophilus sp. TWE2 region AAAGTGCACAGGAAAGGCTTTGTTAGCCTGCATGAGGAGCTCAGTGCCGGGCAATGTGCTAAAGCCGGGGAGTTGGAATGTTATTTGCTAATACAGCTATTAAAGTTAGCTCGCACAATAATAAAGAAGACTCAGGGATACCATAATGTTAGAACATTGCGCGCGCAATGCGCCATTATTGACGCTACCACAGCCAAACTATTTGCATAGGGAAAGTCAGGATTTTGATGAGCAGTCTCAGTTCCTGCAAGGCTGGCATCAGGATTATTCACAGCTTTCGGCCGGGCATTTTAATGGCTTTTTGACCCATGTGCACTTGCCTGAGGTGTCGCTATTCCTTGAGTTTACCAATCAGCAACTCCATCAACAAGGCTATCTGGATGAGGAAAAAATTTCCATCGGTGTGCCTATGAATAGCATTGAAAAGGGCATGTTTTGTGGCAGCCTCTGCGAGCAGCAGGCGGTGCATATTTTTTCTGGCAGAAACGGGTTTGAATTTGTCTCGCCCGCAAACCTGACCATTGGCTTGATTGTGATTTCGAGAAAGTTTCTGATGCAGTATTTGTCTGATGACGATCAGGAGCGACTGTACCAGCAGTGCCAGAGTGCCAAGATTTTATATTTGAGTCAAACAAAGTATCAGAACCTGGTCCGCTTTTTACGTTCTGTATTTGCGACGCTCAAGGCACTGCCCGGCTTTATTCAATACCCTACGCTGGTGCAAGAAACACAAATGATGGCGTTGCAAATGGTTGCCGATACATTGCTGTGTGACGATTCGGCGCCAAGGACGGTTTATTATCAGAATC contains the following coding sequences:
- a CDS encoding helix-turn-helix domain-containing protein, giving the protein MLEHCARNAPLLTLPQPNYLHRESQDFDEQSQFLQGWHQDYSQLSAGHFNGFLTHVHLPEVSLFLEFTNQQLHQQGYLDEEKISIGVPMNSIEKGMFCGSLCEQQAVHIFSGRNGFEFVSPANLTIGLIVISRKFLMQYLSDDDQERLYQQCQSAKILYLSQTKYQNLVRFLRSVFATLKALPGFIQYPTLVQETQMMALQMVADTLLCDDSAPRTVYYQNQSWQVVTKTRKIVRQRQDDPISVVELCESLAMSHRTLQYHFQRTLEKSPVVYLRTERLNGVRQMLRHANSVTEAATSWGFWHFGHFSQEYKKMFGEAPSTTFKRFHG